In one window of Rhodanobacter sp. FDAARGOS 1247 DNA:
- a CDS encoding heavy metal-responsive transcriptional regulator, whose amino-acid sequence MDTQAPSLTIGAVARRVGVAIDTIRYYEREGLLPEPERRASGYRSYGEATVAQLRFIRRAKDLGFTLEEIRELLALSADRQRGVKAVKRRAEKRLAAIEQRIAELQRVRDGLAQLVASCPGHGKPEQCPILRALSDDKVAA is encoded by the coding sequence ATGGATACCCAAGCTCCCTCCCTGACCATCGGTGCCGTCGCCAGGCGCGTCGGCGTGGCGATCGACACGATCCGTTATTACGAGCGCGAAGGCCTGCTGCCCGAACCCGAACGGCGCGCTTCCGGCTATCGCAGTTACGGCGAGGCCACGGTGGCGCAGCTGCGCTTCATCCGCCGTGCCAAGGATCTCGGCTTCACGCTGGAGGAGATCCGCGAATTGCTGGCGCTGTCGGCGGATCGCCAGCGCGGGGTGAAGGCGGTGAAGCGGCGGGCGGAAAAGCGGCTGGCGGCCATCGAGCAGCGCATCGCCGAACTGCAGCGCGTGCGCGATGGACTGGCGCAACTGGTGGCCTCGTGCCCCGGACACGGCAAGCCGGAGCAGTGTCCGATCCTGCGCGCGCTGAGCGACGACAAGGTGGCGGCATGA